In the Carboxydothermus hydrogenoformans Z-2901 genome, one interval contains:
- the pduM gene encoding microcompartment protein PduM: MSIYLTAMKNYLEQQNSLNSSKPKALILVAGATGGAQEGFQALERLRESYEIIVVASQAALDLYGEENLKSLTGTAKIYQGKEFKIYDFLKVVTIVFLPVVSSNLVGKLAHGIYDEPLASLIFHAKLAGKPVIGVVDGALPDGDGFKSRGFTNPPPGLVKLINENIEKLRAQEIYLYKGKTILEKLSPYLGPQTAETSVVSSKTGVTLNKRVITREDLLELANQTITVSQKTIITDLAREYAVQNNIKINFAE; encoded by the coding sequence ATGTCCATTTATCTTACTGCAATGAAAAACTATTTGGAGCAGCAAAATAGCTTAAACAGTTCAAAGCCAAAAGCACTAATTTTGGTTGCTGGAGCGACCGGTGGGGCGCAAGAAGGCTTTCAAGCTTTAGAACGTTTAAGGGAAAGCTATGAAATAATAGTTGTAGCCAGTCAAGCGGCTTTGGATCTTTACGGTGAAGAAAATCTTAAATCCCTTACCGGAACAGCAAAAATCTACCAGGGTAAGGAGTTTAAAATTTATGACTTTTTAAAAGTTGTGACCATAGTGTTTTTACCGGTGGTGTCTTCCAACCTGGTGGGCAAGTTAGCCCATGGCATTTATGATGAACCGTTAGCTTCCTTAATTTTTCATGCCAAGCTTGCGGGCAAACCGGTTATAGGTGTTGTGGATGGAGCTTTACCCGATGGTGATGGCTTTAAAAGCCGGGGATTTACCAATCCCCCTCCGGGTCTGGTAAAGCTTATTAATGAAAATATCGAAAAACTACGGGCCCAGGAGATCTATCTCTATAAAGGTAAAACGATTTTAGAAAAGCTTTCTCCCTACCTTGGACCGCAAACAGCAGAAACTTCTGTTGTTTCATCAAAGACGGGAGTTACTTTAAATAAACGGGTTATTACCCGAGAAGATCTTTTAGAACTTGCCAATCAAACTATTACTGTGTCACAAAAAACAATTATTACCGACCTTGCCCGGGAATATGCTGTCCAAAATAATATAAAAATTAATTTTGCTGAATAG
- a CDS encoding EutN/CcmL family microcompartment protein, which yields MLLGKVIGNVVATRKDETLVGTKMLITLPVDLDGNPAGQPFVAVDTVGAGVGELVLYVTGSVAPFAVRRGEVPIDAAIIGIVDKLEWQRS from the coding sequence ATGTTACTGGGAAAAGTTATTGGTAACGTAGTTGCCACGCGGAAAGATGAAACATTGGTCGGGACAAAAATGCTCATTACCCTGCCGGTAGACTTAGATGGTAATCCCGCAGGTCAGCCGTTTGTTGCTGTGGATACGGTGGGAGCTGGAGTTGGCGAGTTGGTGCTGTATGTTACCGGAAGTGTGGCTCCCTTTGCGGTACGCCGGGGGGAGGTACCTATCGATGCGGCGATTATCGGTATTGTGGATAAGCTTGAATGGCAACGAAGTTAA
- the ade gene encoding adenine deaminase, translated as MDAQTFKTAIVRRRLVDVLMNPELKATLVLKNGLVINVVTREIYPADVAVYDEYILKVGDASDLIGPETEVVDLQGKYYVSPGFIDSHMHFESSMLTISEFSRLSIPSGTTTLVADPHEIGNALGPVGIKAMAEETKVVPNRVYLVVPALTPDCPGLETAGYDITSRDMPEILNYPNVIGIGELQGFSNAKYVYKYTPEIITDLIASTTYAKSIGKIVDGNAPELFGSELAAHLIAAGTEASCHETTTKEECVEKLRYGMYVFMREGSTQKNMAECIRAVTEEGLDSRRLIGATDDMVAEDLAKNGHMNWVVARIIKQGIDPVEAIQMVTINPATYFGLKHVGVLAPGKMADIVVISDLMDMKVEKVYIGGKLVAEKGKMVVNIPKYTYPEEVKHSVKCKPVTAEALEIKATGSNAVVRTIGLIPDQNLTESFEFTVPVSGGVAQPDLTQDVLPIAVVERYGRNGSIGRAFVRGFGLKGGAFAESVSHDAHNIIVVGTSYQDMALAVNRVIEMGGGVAVVKNGRVLGDLRLPVGGLITDELDGYELSRKIAELHRLTAVELGCTVHAPFMHLSFLALTTSPKWKITDQGLIDVNSFAIIPPVK; from the coding sequence ATGGATGCCCAAACCTTTAAGACCGCAATTGTCCGGCGTCGCTTAGTTGATGTTTTAATGAATCCGGAATTAAAAGCGACGTTGGTCTTAAAAAACGGTCTGGTAATCAATGTTGTAACTCGGGAGATCTATCCGGCAGACGTGGCAGTTTACGATGAATACATTTTAAAAGTGGGAGATGCTTCCGACCTAATTGGCCCGGAAACGGAAGTGGTGGATTTACAGGGAAAATATTACGTATCTCCAGGATTTATCGACTCCCACATGCATTTTGAAAGCAGTATGCTAACCATTTCCGAGTTTAGCCGGTTGTCTATTCCTTCGGGAACCACTACTTTAGTGGCGGACCCCCACGAAATTGGCAACGCGCTGGGACCTGTTGGTATTAAAGCTATGGCCGAAGAAACAAAGGTAGTTCCCAACAGGGTATATTTGGTAGTGCCGGCTTTAACTCCCGACTGTCCGGGATTAGAAACCGCGGGCTATGATATTACTTCCAGGGATATGCCGGAAATACTAAATTACCCCAATGTCATCGGCATCGGGGAACTTCAGGGCTTTTCCAATGCTAAGTATGTTTATAAATACACCCCGGAAATTATTACCGACTTAATTGCCTCAACAACCTATGCCAAGTCCATTGGCAAAATAGTGGATGGTAACGCTCCGGAGCTTTTTGGCAGCGAATTAGCTGCTCATTTAATTGCTGCCGGAACCGAGGCTTCCTGTCACGAGACCACCACCAAAGAAGAATGTGTGGAAAAACTTCGCTACGGTATGTATGTTTTCATGCGGGAAGGTTCTACCCAGAAAAACATGGCCGAATGTATCCGGGCGGTTACCGAGGAAGGTCTGGATTCCCGGCGGTTAATTGGGGCTACCGATGATATGGTGGCCGAGGATTTAGCCAAAAATGGCCACATGAACTGGGTAGTAGCCCGGATCATTAAACAAGGGATTGATCCGGTGGAAGCAATCCAAATGGTAACCATTAACCCGGCTACCTACTTTGGCTTAAAACACGTTGGGGTTTTAGCTCCGGGGAAGATGGCCGATATCGTGGTTATTTCCGACTTAATGGACATGAAAGTGGAAAAAGTTTATATCGGCGGAAAATTAGTGGCCGAAAAGGGCAAAATGGTAGTTAACATCCCGAAATACACCTACCCCGAAGAGGTAAAACATTCGGTTAAGTGTAAACCGGTAACAGCTGAAGCCCTGGAAATCAAAGCTACTGGTAGTAATGCGGTAGTGCGCACCATTGGGTTGATTCCCGACCAGAACCTTACCGAGTCCTTTGAATTTACCGTTCCGGTTAGTGGGGGTGTGGCACAACCGGATTTAACCCAGGACGTACTACCGATTGCGGTGGTGGAAAGATACGGACGAAATGGCAGTATTGGACGGGCTTTTGTTAGAGGTTTTGGGTTAAAGGGCGGTGCGTTTGCGGAAAGTGTCAGCCACGATGCTCACAACATCATTGTGGTTGGAACCAGTTACCAGGATATGGCGTTAGCGGTTAACCGGGTTATTGAAATGGGCGGTGGCGTGGCGGTGGTGAAAAACGGCAGGGTTTTAGGCGACCTTCGCCTGCCGGTAGGAGGTTTAATTACCGACGAGTTAGATGGCTATGAATTATCTCGGAAGATTGCCGAACTCCATCGTTTAACTGCCGTGGAGCTTGGTTGTACCGTTCATGCACCGTTTATGCATCTGTCGTTTTTAGCTTTGACCACCAGTCCCAAGTGGAAAATTACCGACCAGGGTTTAATTGATGTTAATAGTTTTGCCATCATTCCGCCGGTTAAGTAA
- a CDS encoding FAD binding domain-containing protein encodes MQKVDYFRPETIEEALELLAAGREEYKILAGGTDLVLHLRERKVSPKALVDITHISALRGIREEQGKIIIKAATTFTEVATSSIVLEKIPALADACKVVGSPQIRNQGTIGGNIVNASPAADSVPALVLFDGVAKLKSKRGTREILLTELLKGAGKTAIEPDELLEEVILTPYPGSVSGFYKLGRRNALAISRISGAVELVFAGSKIEKARVALGSVAPNPFRAAELEQFLSGREFNEETKEELIVLAKKLVADKLGSRASAPYKREAIAGVMREILNLIEQRRGR; translated from the coding sequence ATGCAAAAGGTTGATTATTTTCGACCCGAAACCATAGAGGAAGCCCTGGAGCTTTTAGCCGCTGGTCGGGAAGAGTATAAAATTCTCGCTGGCGGTACCGACCTGGTGCTTCATTTACGGGAGAGGAAAGTTAGTCCTAAGGCTTTGGTGGATATCACTCATATTTCTGCTCTTCGGGGCATTAGAGAAGAACAAGGAAAAATTATTATTAAAGCGGCAACAACCTTTACGGAAGTTGCCACCTCCTCAATTGTTTTAGAAAAAATCCCGGCCCTTGCCGATGCCTGTAAAGTTGTGGGCTCACCGCAAATTCGCAATCAAGGGACCATTGGGGGCAATATAGTAAACGCCTCTCCAGCCGCCGATTCGGTACCGGCGTTGGTGCTGTTTGATGGGGTAGCCAAACTTAAAAGTAAAAGGGGTACCCGGGAGATTTTACTTACCGAGCTTCTCAAGGGAGCCGGAAAAACAGCAATTGAACCGGATGAGTTGTTAGAAGAGGTTATTTTAACGCCGTATCCAGGAAGTGTCAGCGGTTTTTACAAACTCGGGCGACGGAATGCCCTGGCGATATCGCGGATTTCTGGAGCGGTGGAGCTTGTTTTTGCCGGCAGCAAAATTGAAAAGGCAAGAGTGGCCCTGGGTTCGGTTGCTCCCAATCCCTTTCGGGCAGCAGAATTAGAACAGTTTTTAAGCGGTCGGGAATTTAACGAAGAAACTAAAGAAGAGCTTATCGTTCTTGCCAAAAAGTTGGTGGCGGATAAGCTTGGCAGTCGTGCATCGGCGCCCTACAAACGCGAAGCGATTGCCGGAGTTATGCGGGAAATTTTAAATCTCATTGAACAGCGCCGGGGGAGGTAG
- a CDS encoding (2Fe-2S)-binding protein, with translation MKKLSLTVNGKLIEREVPTNIRLLDFLRDYLHLTGTKEGCGEGECGACTVLLDGKPVNSCLVMAHSAHGREVITIEGIGTPDKLHPIQEAFLEAGAVQCGYCTPGMVLAAYALLKENPNPTREEIKVAISGNLCRCTGYNKIVDAVELAARKEGK, from the coding sequence ATGAAAAAGCTTTCCCTTACTGTTAACGGAAAATTAATTGAAAGGGAAGTACCAACCAACATCCGCCTTCTCGATTTCCTTAGAGATTACCTACACCTGACCGGTACCAAGGAAGGTTGCGGTGAAGGAGAGTGCGGTGCTTGCACCGTATTACTGGATGGAAAACCGGTCAACTCTTGCTTGGTAATGGCCCATTCGGCTCACGGGCGGGAAGTGATTACCATTGAGGGCATAGGTACACCGGATAAACTTCATCCCATTCAAGAGGCTTTTTTGGAGGCAGGAGCGGTGCAGTGCGGTTATTGTACTCCCGGAATGGTACTGGCTGCCTATGCTTTATTAAAAGAAAATCCCAATCCAACCCGGGAGGAAATAAAAGTGGCAATTTCCGGGAACCTCTGCCGTTGTACCGGTTACAACAAAATTGTTGATGCGGTGGAACTTGCTGCCCGAAAGGAGGGAAAGTAA
- a CDS encoding xanthine dehydrogenase family protein molybdopterin-binding subunit: MQERIVGQSPWRVDGIAKVTGKAVFPQDIYLPGMVYGKTVRSKYPHAKITKLDTSKAEALPGVLKVFTAKDVPGHNGHGVLHPDIPVFADGKVTSINDAICLVVAETQDIAEEAALLIDVEYEELPAVFDPREAMKETAPKLRENGNIAYHLKIRKGDVEKGFAQADVIVEQSFKTSMVDQAFLQPEAGVATVDERGHIVIYVATQYPHWDRTEIARALGVSQNMVRVVTTAVGGAFGGREDMTVQIHACLAAMVLKRPVKIVYERSESFKAHSKRHPMYMDYKVGATRDGKLVALEATIIGDAGAYLSWSPNILRKAAVHATGPYYIPNVKVDSYAVHTNNPFTGAMRGFGAAQPPMAYEAIMDMLAEKLNLHPFTIRWRNAFERGSETATGQILDMSVGLKETMLEAARHFGWNVEELK; the protein is encoded by the coding sequence ATGCAGGAGCGGATTGTGGGGCAATCTCCCTGGAGGGTAGATGGCATAGCTAAGGTTACCGGAAAAGCGGTTTTTCCGCAGGATATATACCTTCCCGGAATGGTATACGGTAAAACCGTTCGTTCCAAGTATCCTCATGCAAAAATAACCAAACTTGATACTTCTAAAGCCGAGGCGCTACCAGGAGTTTTAAAAGTATTCACCGCTAAAGATGTACCCGGTCATAACGGTCACGGGGTTTTACATCCGGATATCCCGGTTTTTGCCGACGGTAAAGTTACTTCCATAAATGATGCTATTTGTCTGGTAGTAGCTGAAACTCAAGATATTGCCGAGGAAGCGGCGCTTTTAATTGACGTGGAATACGAAGAATTGCCGGCGGTTTTTGATCCCCGGGAGGCAATGAAGGAAACGGCTCCCAAACTTCGTGAAAACGGTAACATTGCTTATCACTTAAAAATACGCAAAGGGGATGTGGAAAAGGGTTTCGCCCAGGCCGATGTCATTGTTGAACAGAGCTTTAAGACGTCCATGGTAGACCAGGCGTTTTTGCAGCCGGAAGCAGGAGTGGCTACGGTTGACGAACGGGGACATATTGTTATTTATGTTGCCACCCAGTATCCCCACTGGGATAGAACGGAAATTGCCCGGGCCTTGGGGGTTTCACAGAATATGGTCAGAGTAGTGACCACCGCTGTGGGTGGTGCATTTGGCGGCCGGGAAGACATGACGGTACAAATTCATGCCTGCCTGGCAGCGATGGTATTAAAACGGCCGGTAAAAATTGTATATGAACGGAGCGAATCTTTTAAAGCGCATAGCAAACGCCACCCCATGTATATGGATTACAAGGTGGGTGCAACCCGGGATGGTAAATTGGTGGCCTTAGAGGCGACGATTATCGGGGATGCCGGGGCATACCTTTCCTGGTCGCCGAACATTTTGAGGAAAGCTGCGGTACACGCCACCGGTCCGTATTATATCCCCAATGTTAAAGTTGACTCTTATGCCGTTCACACCAACAATCCTTTTACCGGAGCAATGCGCGGATTTGGTGCGGCGCAGCCTCCAATGGCTTATGAAGCTATAATGGATATGCTGGCGGAAAAGTTAAATCTTCATCCGTTTACTATTCGCTGGCGGAATGCCTTTGAACGGGGTTCGGAAACGGCCACCGGTCAAATTTTGGATATGAGCGTTGGGCTCAAGGAAACGATGCTTGAAGCCGCCAGGCATTTTGGCTGGAACGTCGAAGAGCTGAAATAA
- a CDS encoding xanthine dehydrogenase family protein molybdopterin-binding subunit gives MKKRGIGMASIFYGTGYGNGFPDVSSAVVEIHDDGSATVLTGAADCGQGSNTVLVQIAAEELGIPIEKITLISADTDCTPDAGTTAATRQTYTSGNAVKLAAAKAKKILLDFAAGVLAVNTTDGLDIKDGYVYVKTFPQKRISVAELASHARFKGNRLIGEASFTTHSTMVDPETGQGAPYYPYAFATQIAEVEVDTETGKVDVIRVVAAHDVGRAINKIAVEGQIQGGVAQGVGWALTEEVELKNGQIQNPSFTEYLIPTALDIPEVTPVIVETYEETGPYGAKGVGEPAMLPTMPAILNAIYNAVGVRITELPATPEKILKALKEKEQKNA, from the coding sequence GTGAAAAAACGGGGTATCGGAATGGCTTCAATTTTTTACGGTACCGGTTATGGTAACGGCTTTCCTGATGTCTCCAGTGCAGTGGTGGAAATCCACGATGACGGGAGTGCTACCGTTTTAACCGGTGCTGCGGACTGCGGTCAGGGTTCCAACACGGTGCTGGTCCAAATTGCTGCAGAAGAACTGGGGATTCCAATTGAAAAGATTACCTTAATTTCGGCAGATACCGACTGTACGCCGGACGCCGGGACTACGGCAGCTACCCGGCAAACTTATACCTCCGGCAATGCTGTTAAATTAGCAGCGGCTAAAGCGAAAAAAATTCTTTTGGATTTTGCTGCCGGAGTTTTAGCGGTTAATACCACTGATGGTCTTGATATTAAAGACGGTTATGTTTATGTGAAAACCTTCCCCCAAAAGCGGATATCTGTTGCAGAGCTGGCCAGCCATGCTCGTTTTAAAGGTAACCGCTTAATTGGGGAAGCAAGCTTTACCACCCATTCCACCATGGTTGATCCGGAAACGGGGCAGGGAGCTCCCTATTACCCTTATGCCTTTGCTACGCAGATTGCCGAAGTGGAAGTGGATACTGAGACCGGTAAAGTGGATGTAATTCGGGTTGTAGCAGCACACGATGTAGGTCGGGCTATCAATAAGATTGCTGTGGAGGGCCAAATCCAGGGGGGTGTGGCCCAGGGGGTGGGCTGGGCCTTAACCGAAGAAGTGGAACTGAAAAACGGCCAAATTCAAAACCCCAGCTTTACCGAATATTTGATACCCACTGCTTTAGACATACCGGAAGTAACCCCGGTAATTGTCGAAACTTATGAAGAAACCGGCCCTTACGGGGCCAAAGGGGTTGGGGAGCCGGCAATGCTGCCCACAATGCCTGCCATCTTAAATGCTATTTACAATGCGGTGGGCGTCAGAATTACCGAACTTCCGGCCACTCCGGAAAAGATCTTAAAAGCCCTAAAAGAAAAAGAGCAGAAAAATGCTTAA
- the yqeC gene encoding selenium cofactor biosynthesis protein YqeC, whose translation MLNFAGYQLSYPVWLTGGGGKTSLMYYLARSQKGPLILTTSTKLAYPPRKELSFYQLQKLEEALPLVKDERKILVGSRVEKEKIIGFSPKELDAFYRQYKIPLIIEADGSNRRPLKIHWSHEPALPEVPETVIAVVGLSALNKPYCGEYIHRAEGIPGKTITPEVLYQLVLLGKYFAPNTKKKVIFLNQADAVDNKQLMKVLSLFKSSGVNVTYGSLREGYILPG comes from the coding sequence ATGCTTAACTTTGCCGGTTACCAATTAAGTTATCCCGTGTGGTTAACCGGAGGCGGGGGCAAAACATCGCTAATGTATTATTTAGCCCGCAGTCAGAAAGGTCCCCTTATTCTTACCACTTCTACGAAACTTGCTTACCCGCCCCGGAAGGAACTATCCTTTTACCAGTTACAAAAATTAGAAGAAGCATTACCACTGGTAAAAGACGAAAGAAAAATATTAGTAGGAAGCCGGGTAGAAAAGGAAAAAATCATTGGCTTTAGCCCGAAAGAATTAGACGCATTTTACCGGCAGTACAAGATTCCGCTTATAATCGAAGCCGATGGCAGTAACCGTCGGCCGTTGAAAATTCACTGGTCCCATGAGCCTGCTCTGCCAGAAGTTCCGGAGACGGTTATTGCTGTGGTAGGATTATCTGCACTAAATAAACCGTATTGCGGTGAGTATATTCACCGGGCCGAAGGAATCCCAGGAAAAACCATTACGCCTGAAGTGCTGTATCAGCTTGTTTTGCTAGGAAAATATTTTGCTCCGAATACCAAAAAAAAGGTTATCTTTCTCAATCAAGCAGATGCTGTAGATAATAAACAGTTAATGAAGGTTCTGTCCCTGTTTAAAAGTAGTGGTGTTAACGTAACTTACGGATCGCTCAGGGAGGGTTACATCTTGCCGGGGTAG
- the yqeB gene encoding selenium-dependent molybdenum cofactor biosynthesis protein YqeB has product MGVLILAGGSSRRMGKDKLSLPLFGKTILEQTVAIYRRVFAEVEVITKDRIGESFALEGMGGTLRGAARLLPDHWQGVVIALGDMPFVGINSLQALSRAIAMKPEEVWCLSYRGRRGHPVYLPRKYFSYLKRLTGDTGLRDLLPELSPKYIDTEDYGVLFDIDKSDDYLPFQRLVVVKGAGDIATGIIWRLHQAGFKVVATELSKPTAIRRMVAFAQAIYTGEHTVEGITARRSNLFEVPNLLVNDFIPVIPDEEGIVVKELKPWAVVDARLAKKNLGTKKEEAEIVIGVGPGFTAPEEVHAVIETKRGHYLGRAIYQGSALPNTGIPGEIGGHTVKRVVYSPGRGKVCWYFDFGQEVKAGEVIGTVGEKQIVAAVSGVIRGLIHPEVWVEEGMKIGDIDPRGIKEYAFTISEKALAIAGGVLEVLLKLGNTSLK; this is encoded by the coding sequence GTGGGGGTTCTTATTTTGGCCGGGGGAAGTTCCCGGAGGATGGGGAAGGACAAATTGTCATTACCGTTATTTGGCAAAACGATATTGGAGCAAACCGTCGCAATATACCGCCGGGTTTTTGCCGAAGTTGAGGTGATAACGAAGGATAGGATCGGTGAAAGCTTTGCTTTAGAAGGAATGGGAGGGACTTTACGGGGAGCAGCTCGACTACTCCCGGACCACTGGCAGGGTGTGGTGATAGCCCTGGGTGATATGCCGTTTGTTGGAATTAATAGCTTACAGGCTCTATCCAGAGCTATCGCGATGAAACCAGAAGAAGTATGGTGTTTAAGTTATCGGGGGCGTAGGGGACATCCGGTTTATCTACCCAGAAAATATTTTTCCTATTTAAAAAGGCTTACCGGAGACACTGGTTTACGGGACTTACTTCCGGAGTTAAGTCCTAAGTACATCGATACGGAGGATTACGGTGTGCTTTTTGATATAGATAAATCCGATGATTACCTTCCTTTTCAGCGGCTTGTAGTGGTCAAAGGCGCCGGAGACATTGCAACGGGCATAATTTGGCGTTTGCATCAAGCGGGATTTAAAGTAGTGGCAACGGAACTTTCCAAACCTACGGCAATTCGTCGGATGGTAGCCTTTGCCCAGGCAATATATACGGGAGAGCATACGGTTGAAGGTATTACTGCACGCCGGTCTAACCTTTTTGAGGTTCCAAATTTACTGGTAAATGATTTTATTCCCGTTATCCCCGATGAAGAAGGTATTGTGGTAAAAGAGCTAAAACCCTGGGCGGTGGTTGATGCGCGGCTTGCCAAGAAAAACCTGGGGACTAAAAAAGAGGAAGCGGAAATTGTTATTGGTGTTGGGCCAGGTTTTACTGCGCCCGAGGAAGTACATGCGGTTATTGAGACAAAACGGGGACATTACCTGGGACGTGCTATTTATCAGGGTTCAGCTTTGCCCAATACCGGTATCCCCGGCGAAATCGGGGGACACACCGTTAAAAGGGTGGTTTATTCCCCGGGGAGGGGTAAAGTTTGCTGGTATTTTGATTTTGGCCAGGAGGTTAAAGCCGGTGAGGTAATAGGAACTGTCGGTGAAAAGCAAATTGTTGCTGCGGTTTCCGGGGTAATCCGGGGCCTCATTCACCCGGAAGTCTGGGTGGAGGAAGGAATGAAAATTGGCGATATTGATCCGCGAGGAATAAAAGAGTATGCGTTTACCATTTCCGAAAAAGCGCTGGCGATTGCTGGCGGAGTTTTAGAAGTGCTTTTAAAGCTGGGTAACACCAGCTTAAAATAA
- the ftcD gene encoding glutamate formimidoyltransferase codes for MNKYVHAVPNFSEGRRKEVVEAIVDQVRNVPGVKLIGYFPDADFNRTVVELIGKPEPLKEALINMAAKAIELIDMEQQRGNHPRIGAQDTIPIFPMRNITLEECIQLAEEIGVELNKRTGVPIFFSGENARIPERKALDFIRKGQYEGLRDLLLSENPDPKRLPDIGDVKEFVHKGGTIVSAGTNPLVAFNVILGTDNLEIAKQIAKAVRGPSGGFTSVRAVALKFTERNQVVVSMNMFDHEACPLYRTYNFVKSEAARWGVPVVGTELIGTVPQEALVRVAEYFLQLENFNRDQIRENHIPDLL; via the coding sequence ATGAATAAGTACGTTCATGCAGTACCTAACTTTTCTGAAGGACGGCGGAAAGAGGTAGTTGAAGCCATTGTAGACCAGGTGAGAAACGTCCCTGGAGTTAAACTAATCGGGTATTTCCCCGATGCCGACTTTAACCGGACAGTGGTGGAGCTGATTGGTAAGCCCGAACCTTTAAAAGAAGCTTTAATTAACATGGCGGCCAAAGCCATTGAATTAATCGATATGGAACAGCAAAGAGGTAACCACCCGCGAATTGGAGCGCAGGACACAATTCCCATTTTCCCCATGAGAAACATTACTTTGGAAGAATGCATTCAATTAGCTGAAGAAATCGGTGTAGAATTAAATAAACGTACCGGTGTGCCTATTTTCTTCTCCGGGGAAAATGCCCGGATTCCCGAAAGAAAGGCCCTTGACTTTATCCGGAAAGGTCAGTATGAAGGTTTACGGGACTTGCTCCTATCGGAAAATCCGGATCCCAAGCGTCTACCGGATATCGGTGATGTCAAAGAGTTTGTCCACAAAGGTGGTACCATTGTTAGTGCTGGAACTAACCCGTTAGTGGCGTTTAACGTTATCCTCGGAACCGATAACCTGGAAATTGCCAAGCAAATTGCCAAAGCCGTAAGAGGACCTTCCGGTGGCTTTACCTCGGTGCGGGCGGTAGCCTTGAAGTTTACCGAAAGAAATCAGGTGGTCGTTTCCATGAACATGTTTGACCACGAAGCTTGCCCACTTTATCGAACTTACAATTTTGTAAAATCCGAGGCAGCCCGGTGGGGTGTACCCGTTGTTGGCACTGAATTAATTGGTACCGTGCCGCAGGAAGCTTTGGTTCGGGTAGCCGAGTACTTCCTGCAGTTAGAAAACTTTAACCGCGACCAAATTCGGGAAAACCACATACCTGACTTACTGTAA
- a CDS encoding cyclodeaminase/cyclohydrolase family protein: MLTDLSIRGFIMELASSSPAPGGGSVSALAGANGAALLNMVLNLTLGREKFADVEAELAPLKDKTEALYERLVNLIDIDTEVFNEVMAAFKLPKDTEEQKKERSVKIQEAYKKAADVPLEVAERCLEVLRLCPIIAEKGNPNALSDAGVAAQMAYAGLEGAVMNVKINLSSIKDEEYVAAAREKVAAFLKEGAEIKDRVANYVNEKL; this comes from the coding sequence ATGCTAACGGACTTGTCCATACGTGGGTTTATAATGGAATTAGCTTCTTCTTCTCCAGCACCCGGTGGAGGCAGTGTTTCAGCCTTAGCCGGAGCTAACGGTGCTGCCCTTTTAAATATGGTGTTAAATTTAACCCTTGGCCGGGAAAAATTTGCCGACGTTGAAGCGGAACTTGCTCCTTTAAAGGATAAAACCGAAGCTTTATACGAACGTTTGGTTAATTTAATTGATATCGATACCGAAGTTTTTAACGAAGTAATGGCGGCGTTTAAGCTTCCCAAAGATACCGAAGAGCAGAAAAAAGAGCGTTCGGTGAAAATTCAAGAAGCCTATAAAAAAGCGGCCGACGTTCCCTTGGAAGTAGCCGAAAGGTGCCTGGAAGTTTTACGCCTGTGTCCAATTATTGCTGAAAAAGGAAATCCCAATGCTCTTTCCGATGCCGGTGTTGCCGCGCAAATGGCTTATGCGGGCCTTGAAGGGGCAGTTATGAATGTGAAAATTAACCTTAGTTCCATCAAAGATGAGGAGTATGTAGCCGCTGCCCGAGAAAAAGTAGCAGCTTTCTTAAAAGAGGGTGCCGAGATTAAAGACAGGGTAGCCAATTATGTAAATGAAAAATTATAA